Below is a genomic region from Acidobacteriota bacterium.
TAGATGAACAGCTCGCCGGAGAAGCGCACGAAGTCCATGCGCCCGCCGCCGTCGCGCCAGCGTCCGCCGGCGTAGGCGACGCCCACCACCAGCCACAGCGCGATCGGCAAGTGCAGCGCCGCGAGCAGTATCGTGTGACCGCCGTGTGCGAACGGAAAGACATTGATGACGAGGGCGGCCACGGCGAACAGCACCGCCAGGCGCACGCATCCCGCCCGGTCCAGCCGACGCTTCCAGGCGAAGTAGCCGGCGAGGATCGGGAGCACGAAGAAACTCATGTTGCGGAAGTAGAACGGCCGGAGCTCTTCGTCGACATCGACCAGCGGCGGGTAGCCGAACAGCTCCGGAAGCTTCACCGCCAGCCCCGCGGCCGCCGCCAGGCCGACGACGACACGGGTCTCGACGGACGACGCCCGTCGTTCCGCTTCGGTCGCACCCGCGGGCGCCACCACGAGCTGTTTCCACAGCCGCTCGGAGTGCTCGCGCGCGAACTCCCGCGACACGGCGTCGAGGTTGCCCATCCGCTTGACCGCCACGAGGAAGGCCTCGTCGGCGGCGAGACCGGCGGCAACGAGCGCCGCCACCTGGTCGCGCAGATGCCCTTCGAGCTCCTCCACGTCGGCGGGGCGGATCGCCGGGCGCCGGCGCAGCCAGGACCGCCACTGCGCTATCTGCGCTTCGAGCGTCTCGTCGTGTCTTGCCATGGGTCGTCCTGTCCTTGGTCGTCGTCATCCGAGAGCCGGGAGTCTCCGCCGCAGAAGTCTCGCGCCGGCGATACTTCCAACGCGACCGTGAGGAGGTCGCGCGATGGCCGGGGTGAGCGTGCGCCAGATCCCGCGCAGGGCCTTGTCCACCACCTGCCATTGCTCGCGCTGCGCCGCCAGGTGCGCCCGCCCCGTCGCCGTGATGCGGTAGTAGCGTCGCCGCCGGCCGCTCTCCGCGGTGGCCCAGCGGGCCTGCACGTGGCCGAGACGCTCGAGGCGGTGCAGCACGGGGTAGAGCATCCCGTCCGTCCACCGGAGCTGCCCGCCAGACAGCTCGCCCACGCGCTTGATGATGGCGTAGCCGTAACTGTCGCCCTCGGCCAGGATGGCGAGAACGAGCGGTGCGGCCGAAGCGGCTACCAAGTCCTTGCTGATGTTCATCGTCCGGCACTCACGAGTGGATTCCCGCGCGACCTCATATACATAGCACAACTATACATAGCAATTCAATGTAGTTAGCCGTTCTTTGAGCGTGGGGCGGTCCGAGTCCTTTTTTCCCCCCCGGGCGCGGGGGGCCGATTTGGGGGGCACCTCGACGGATTGCTGGTGTGGATATCCACTATTGATATCCTCATAGAATTCCAGTACAGATATTCATGCCTGCAATCTCACTGAAGCTTCCCGAGCACTTGCTCGCGGCGTCCGGCGAGTGCGCCGCAGCGCTGCAATTGTCTCGTGCCGAGTACGTCCGGAGGGCGCTGGAGCGCATGAATCGCGACACGCACGCGCGGTTGCGCGCTGACCGGCTGCGGGGCGCCTCCCACCGAGTGAGACGGGAGAGCATGCGGGTCAACGCCGAGTTCGATGCCATCGAACGGGACTTCGATGCTTGAGCGGGGCGAGATCTGGGTCGCAGATCTCAATCCGCGCCGGGGAACCGAGCCCGGGAAGACCCGGCCTGTCCTGATCGTGCAGGCGCAGGCGCTGCTCGACGCCGGGCATCCCTCGACGCTCGTCGCGCCGCTTACCACAAGCCTGGTCGAGAACGCCTATCCGCTCCGCATCCGGATTGCCGCGACGGGCGGCCTGCAGCGCGATTCGGATGCTCTGATCGATCAGCTCCGGGCCATCGACAACCGCCGGCTGATTCGGGGTCCCCTCGCGCGGCTGGGGCCGCGGGTGATGCGACAGGTGGGGCAGGCGCTACTGGACGTCCTCGATCTGGCCGACGAATGAGCCGTCGGCCCGCCGCTCCTACGCCGCCCGGACCCAGCGGAGCAGCGTTCTGAAGTTCGGCGGCTTGCCGTACATCAGCAGACCGATGCGGAACACCTTGGCGGCGACCCACACGGCGGCGACGACAGACACGAGGCCGGTCCCTATCGACAGCCACACCTCCCACCACGGCGGGGGCTGGGTCGACGCCAGCCGCAGGACCATCCCGAACGTGTTGACGGGCGGCAGGTGGCTGACGGTGACGGCGAGCGCCGAGTCGGGGTTGCGCGAGACGGCCGGCCAGATGAACCCGGGGAGCATGACGATCAGCATCAGCGGCATCTGCAGCGACTGCGCCTCGGTCATGTCGTTGACCGCCGCGCCCACCGCCAGCATCAGCGAGCCGATCACGAAGAAGCCGATCAGGAAGAAGATCAGCAGGTAGAGAATCAGCCAGGGATCGAGCAGGCCGAACATCGAGAAGGACGACAGGGCCACGAGGCCGATCCCCAGGTAGAGGCCGATCATCAGCAGGCTGATCGCGACCGCGCCGAGCAGCTTGCCGGCCATCAGCTCCATCGGCGACACCGCCGACAGGAGTACCTCCACCACGCGAGTCGATTTCTCCTCGATGGTAGAAGTCAGCATGGTCTGGCCGCCGGCCATGATGCCCATGATCAGCAGGCCCATGAACGCTACCGGCAGGATGAAGTTGAATCCGCGAACCGTCTCGCGCTCGCTGTCGGGGCTGACCGTGGTCGAGGCCTGGCGCCGCACCCGGAGCAGAGCGTCGATCTCGGCGCGGTCGAGGGAGCGGGCCGCGATGCGCGCATCGACGATCGCATCCCGGACGTTGCGGTGGATGAACGAGAGGTCGCGGTCGTCGAGACCGGGAGCCACGTAGAGGTCGTAGGCGCCGAGCTCCCCGCCGGAATCCGCAGCCTGCACCGCGTGCTCGTGAATCACGATGAGAGCCGCGTGGCGCGGCCCGTCCGTTTCCTCGTTGAGCCAGCCTTTCGCCGCCTCGACGTCCGTGTCGGCCGCCAGTGCCAGCACGCGGACGTCGGGGGCGGGGCCGAGCGCCTCGTCGATCGACTCTGCGCTCGCCGTCTCGGCCATGCTGCGCACCGTTTCCGGGGCCTCGCCGAGGCTCCGGCGGAATGCCTCCAGCCGCCGGCGGGCGACCGGCTCCGGATCGAGTGCGGCCCGCATTTCCGGGAGCACGACGCCGGTCGGGTCGATGACGGCGTACTCACCCGCGATCCGGTAGGCGTCGTCGTCGAAGATGCGCGGCCCGACGATCACGAACGCGCCCAGAATGGCCGGCATGACGAGCAGGCCGAAGATGAAGCCCTTGGTGGCCACGGTGGCGACGAAGTCGCGGAGGGCGACGTGAAGGATGCGGGTCATGCCGGCGCCTCTTCCACCGTTTCCCGGAGCGTGGCGCGCAGCCGGTCCGCCTCGGTCGCGGCGGCGCCGCCGGCGACCAGCTCGACGAACACGTCTTCCAGACGCGGGCGCGAGAGCTCGATGCGGGCAGCCGGCGTCGTGTCCAGGATCCGCCGCATCGTCGCGGCCGGATCCGTCCCGGCCAGCAGCAGGATCTCCAGTCCCCGGTCGTCCGTCCGCACGCGCTCTATGCCGGCGATCGAGGCCAGCGCCGTCGTATCGGCTCCGGGATCGAGCGGCTCGAACCGGATCGAGCGCGGATCGTACCGGCTGCGGATGTCGCCGAGGTCGGCGTCCAGCACCTTGCGGCCCTCGTGCACCATGATGACGTGCTCGCAGATTTCCTCGGCCTGCGGCATCACGTGCGTGGAGAAGAGGACGGTCGCGCCCCGGCGGTGCTCCTCGATGACGAGGTCGCGCAGCATCCGCATGCTGACCGGATCGAGCCCGCTGAACGGCTCGTCGAGGATCAGCAGGTCCGGTCGGTGAATCGTCGCCGCAACGAACTGCACCTTCTGCGACATGCCCTTCGAGAGCTCGTCGCAGCGTTTCGATTCGACCCCGTCGAGGCCGACCCGCTCGAGCGCCCCCGCAATCCGCCGATCGAGATCGGGGCCGTCGGCACCCTTCAGGCGCGCCAGGTAGCGCAGGAACGGCTGTACCTTCATCCGCTTGTACATTCCCCGCTCCTCGGGCAGGTACCCGATGCGGTCCTTCGCTTCCAGAGCCGACGGGTGACCGAGGATGGAGATGGCGCCGGCATCCGGAAAGAGGATCGACATGATCATCCGGATCGTCGTCGTCTTGCCGGCGCCGTTCGGTCCGATGAAGCCGTAGAGCCCGCCCCGCGGCACCTCCAGGTCGAGCTCGGCGACGGCGGTCATCCGCCCGAACGTCTTCGTGACACCGGTCATCCGGATGGCGGGGTCCATGCTCCTCCTGTTTCCACTGTCGGTCCGTCCAGGCGGCGGCGCGCATTCACTCGTCTTCCCCCCGGGGGGCATGCTCCTCCTGTTTCGACGTCCGTCCGTCCCCCGCGGTTCCGGACACCGACGACGGCCCTGTCGTCCGGTCTCGGGCTGGCGCGTCGTCCGGGTGTTCACGCTAGAATAGCCGCGCGGTCGCACCGTCCACCATCGGAGACGCTCCAACAGAAAGCCGGATCCATACGCATGTCCAAGAAGCCGTCGGATAGGAAGAGCAAGCCCGCCAGGTCGACCAGGTCCACCGGCAAGTCGAGCGCGAAACAGTCAGCCGACAAGGCCAAGTACGTCTATTTCTTCGGCGACGGCTCCGCCGAGGGCGACCGGACGATGCGCGATCTGTTGGGAGGCAAGGGCGCGAACCTGGCCGAGATGACCAACGCCGGGCTGCCCGTGCCGGCGGGGTTCACCGTCTCGACCGACGCCTGCACGGTCTACTACGAGCAGCGCCGGCGGGTGCCCGCGGCCATCGACAAGGAGATGGACAAGCATCTGGAGCGGTTGGAGAAGCTGACCGGCGCCAGGTTGGGGTCGCCGAATCAACCGCTGCTCGTATCGGTCCGCTCGGGCGCCAAGTTCTCGATGCCCGGCATGATGGACACCATCCTCAACCTGGGTCTCAACGACCGCGCGGTCGAGGGGCTGAAGGCGCGCACCGCCAACGGCCGTTTCGCGTTCGACAGCTACCGCCGCTTCATCCAGATGTTCGGCAACGTCGTGCTGGAGATTCCCAAGGAGGCGTTCGAGGAGGAGTTCGACGGCGTCAAGGCGCACCGCGGCGTCGACCTCGATACCGAGCTCGACGAGATCGCCCTGCGCGAGGTGGTCGATCGCTTCAAGGCGGTGGTCATCCGCGAGAGCGGCGAGCCGTTCCCGCTCGATCCGCGGCGCCAGCTCCGGATGTCGCGCGACGCCGTGTTCCGGTCCTGGCAGAACCCGCGCGCGAAGGAGTACCGCCGCATCTACGACATCCCCGACGCCATCGGGACGGCCGTCAACGTGCAGGCGATGGTCTTCGGCAACACCGGCGATCGCTCCGGCACCGGCGTCGGCTTCACCCGCAACCCGGCGACGGGAGAGAACGAGTTCTACGGCGAGTTCCTCATCAACGCGCAGGGCGAGGACGTGGTGGCCGGCATCCGCACGCCGCAGCCGATCCGCGAGCTCGAGCAGGTGATGCCGCGCGCCTACGAAGAGCTTCGTACCATCACGAAGCGTCTGGAGCAGAACTACAAGGACGTGCAGGACTTCGAGTTCACCATCGAGGACGAGAAGCTCTACATGCTGCAGACGCGCAACGGGAAGCGCACCGGGCACGCCGCGGTGGTGATCGCCACCGATCTGGTCGCCGAGAAGGTGATCGAGCCGGAAGACGCCGTGCGCATGGTCGACCCGGACGCGCTGTCGCAGTTGCTGGCGCCGGTCTTCGACCCGGACGCCTGGGCCGCCTTGCCGGCGGTGACGAAGGGACTGCCGGCGTCTCCGGGGGCGGCCTGCGGCGAGGTGGTCTTCACCGCCGACGAGGCGGTGCGCTGGGCCGGCCAGGGCCGCGACGTGCTGCTGGTGCGCAAGGAGACGGTGCCGGACGACATTCACGGTATGCACGTCGCGCAGGGTGTGCTGACCGCGACCGGGGGCATGACCTCGCACGCCGCGGTGGTCGGCCGCCAGATGGGCAAGCCGTCGGTGGTCGGGGCGGGCGAGCTGCACGTCTCGGAATCCCGGCGCGTGGTGACCGTCAACGGGCAGAGCTTCGAGCAGGGCGACTACGTGTCGTTCGACGGACTGACCGGCGAGGTGAAGATCGGGCGCGTGCCGACCCGGCCCAGCGAGATTCTGCAGGTGCTGGCCGGCGAGCTAAACCAGCGCAAGTCGGATATCTACGGCCGCTTCTCGAAGCTGCTGAGGTGGGCCGACAAGGTCCGCCGGCTGGGCATCCGCGCCAACGCCGACCAGCCGGACCAGGCCGCCACCGCCTACGCGTTCGGCGCGCGGGGCATCGGCCTCTGCCGCACCGAGCACATGTTCTTCGGTGAGGAGCGGATCCCGATCGTGCAGCGGATGATCCTGGCCGAGACCGAGGCCGAGCGGCGGGCGGCGCTGGACAAATTGCTGCCGCTGCAGTGCGAGGATTTCTACGGCGTCTTCCAGGCGATGAAGGGGCAACCGGTCACCATCCGCCTCATCGACCCGCCGCTGCACGAGTTCCTGCCGAAGCGCGAGGAGCTGATGGTCGAGATTGCGCGCGCCGAGGTGCAGGGCGGCGGCGGGAAGGAGCTCGAGGAGCAGCGGGCGCTGCTGCGGCGCGTCGAGCAGCTCCACGAGTTCAACCCGATGATGGGGCACCGCGGCGTGCGGCTGGCGATCAGCTATCCGGAGATCGCCGAGATGCAGGCGCGCGCCATCATGGAGGCGGCCTGTCGGCTGGCCGGGGAGGGGACGAAGGTCGTTCCCGAGATCATGATCCCGCTGGTCGGCCACGTCGGCGAGTTCCGCGATCAGAAGGCGATCATCGACCGGGTGGCGGCCGAGACGATGACCACCGCCGGGGTCAAGGTGAAGTACCTGGTCGGGACCATGATCGAAATCCCGCGCAGCGTGCTCGTCGCCGGCGAGATCGCGGCCGACGCCGACTTCTTCTCGTTCGGCACCAACGACCTGACGCAGATGGCGTTCGGGTTCTCGCGCGACGACATCGGCAAGTTCCTGAAGGACTACCAGGACCGCGGCATCCTGACCCGCGACCCGTTCGAGACCATCGACACGGTGGGGGTCGGCGCGCTCATCCGCATCGGGGTGGAGCGGGGCCGCGGCGTGCGGCCGAAGCTGAAGCTCGGCGTCTGCGGCGAGCACGGCGGCGATCCCGCCTCGATCGATTTCTTCGAGGACGCCGGCCTCGACTACGTCAGCGCGTCGCCGTACCGTGTGCCGACCGCGCGGCTGGCCGCCGCGCAGGCGGCGCTCGCGCGCCGGTAGCCGGAGGGGCATGGGCAGGATCAACCGGCTCCCGGCCGGGCTCGCCAACCAGATTGCGGCCGGCGAGGTGGTGGAGCGTCCTGCCTCGGCCGTCAAGGAGCTCGTCGAGAACGCGCTCGATGCGGGCGCCCGGCGCGTGGCGGTGACGCTGGAGCTGGGCGGCAAGCGGTTGATTCGCGTCGAGGACGACGGCGAGGGGATGACTCCCGGCGACGCGAAGCTGTCCGTCGAGCGCCACGCGACCAGCAAGATCGGCAGCCTCGGGGACCTCGCCGCCATCGCCACGCTCGGCTTCCGGGGCGAGGCGCTGCCGAGCATCGCGTCGGTGTCGCACCTGCGGCTGCGCACCCGCGCCCGCGGCGCGTCGAGCGGCGTGGAGGTCGGCGTCGACGGCGGCGAGCAGGCGCGGGTGGCGGAGGCCGGACTGCCGGAGGGCACCGCCGTCGAGGTCCGCGATCTCTTCTACAACGTTCCGGCCCGGCGCAAGTTCCTGAAGTCGGACGGGGCCGAGACCGGGCACATTTCGCGCTCCCTGACGCAGCTCGCCCTCGCGCGCCCCGAGGTGGGCTTCCGGCTGCGAAGCGGTCCGCGCAACCTCTTCGACTACCCGCCGGTGGCGAGCTTCGCCGACCGGTTCTTCCAGATCTACGGAGACCGGCCGGGGCTGGTCGAGTTGCGCAAGGAGGCGGCGGGGATCCGGCTGTCCGGGCTGGCCGCCGCGCTGGCCGCCGACGGCCCGTCCCGCGGCCCGCAGCACCTGTTCGTCAATCGCCGCGCGGTGAAGGACCGCACCATCCTGCACGCGGTGAACGACGCCTACAGCCGCGCCAGCGTCAAGCCGCGCAGCCCGGAGGTGCACCTGTTCCTGGAGCTTCCGCACGAGCGCGTCGACGTCAACGTCCACCCGGCCAAGGCCGAGGTGCGGTTCCTGGAGCAGTCGCTGGTGCACGAGGTGGTGCGGCGCGGTCTGGCCGACGCGCTGGGGCAGGAGGCGGTTCCGCAGGTATCGCTCGCTCCACCACGGGGGGGGCGGGATGAGCCGCGGGCCCCCGCGATCCCGGGCATCGTCGCCGGGATGGGCGCGGCGAGCCGCTGGGGGCCGGTGACCGAGGTCTTTCGCCGCAGGGATGGCGAGGGCGGTCGGACGGCCGTGGTTCGTGAGGGGCCGGGGGCCCCGGACGGCCCCCCCGCGTCCGCCGGCACTCCCGAGGCACTCCCCGGCGCCGTCCCGTCCGGTGTCGGCGCGGGGCCGCTGATGCCCCTGGGCCAGTTCCGCGACACGTTCATCATTGCGGTCGACAACGACGGGGTGGTCATCATCGACCAGCACGTCGCCCACGAGCGCATCCTCTACGAGCAGGTCACCGAGCGGTTGACTCATGGCTCGCTCGAGTCGC
It encodes:
- a CDS encoding type II toxin-antitoxin system PemK/MazF family toxin, with amino-acid sequence MLERGEIWVADLNPRRGTEPGKTRPVLIVQAQALLDAGHPSTLVAPLTTSLVENAYPLRIRIAATGGLQRDSDALIDQLRAIDNRRLIRGPLARLGPRVMRQVGQALLDVLDLADE
- a CDS encoding ABC transporter permease; this encodes MTRILHVALRDFVATVATKGFIFGLLVMPAILGAFVIVGPRIFDDDAYRIAGEYAVIDPTGVVLPEMRAALDPEPVARRRLEAFRRSLGEAPETVRSMAETASAESIDEALGPAPDVRVLALAADTDVEAAKGWLNEETDGPRHAALIVIHEHAVQAADSGGELGAYDLYVAPGLDDRDLSFIHRNVRDAIVDARIAARSLDRAEIDALLRVRRQASTTVSPDSERETVRGFNFILPVAFMGLLIMGIMAGGQTMLTSTIEEKSTRVVEVLLSAVSPMELMAGKLLGAVAISLLMIGLYLGIGLVALSSFSMFGLLDPWLILYLLIFFLIGFFVIGSLMLAVGAAVNDMTEAQSLQMPLMLIVMLPGFIWPAVSRNPDSALAVTVSHLPPVNTFGMVLRLASTQPPPWWEVWLSIGTGLVSVVAAVWVAAKVFRIGLLMYGKPPNFRTLLRWVRAA
- a CDS encoding ATP-binding cassette domain-containing protein, producing MPPGGKTSECAPPPGRTDSGNRRSMDPAIRMTGVTKTFGRMTAVAELDLEVPRGGLYGFIGPNGAGKTTTIRMIMSILFPDAGAISILGHPSALEAKDRIGYLPEERGMYKRMKVQPFLRYLARLKGADGPDLDRRIAGALERVGLDGVESKRCDELSKGMSQKVQFVAATIHRPDLLILDEPFSGLDPVSMRMLRDLVIEEHRRGATVLFSTHVMPQAEEICEHVIMVHEGRKVLDADLGDIRSRYDPRSIRFEPLDPGADTTALASIAGIERVRTDDRGLEILLLAGTDPAATMRRILDTTPAARIELSRPRLEDVFVELVAGGAAATEADRLRATLRETVEEAPA
- a CDS encoding PadR family transcriptional regulator, translated to MNISKDLVAASAAPLVLAILAEGDSYGYAIIKRVGELSGGQLRWTDGMLYPVLHRLERLGHVQARWATAESGRRRRYYRITATGRAHLAAQREQWQVVDKALRGIWRTLTPAIARPPHGRVGSIAGARLLRRRLPALG
- a CDS encoding pyruvate, phosphate dikinase: MSKKPSDRKSKPARSTRSTGKSSAKQSADKAKYVYFFGDGSAEGDRTMRDLLGGKGANLAEMTNAGLPVPAGFTVSTDACTVYYEQRRRVPAAIDKEMDKHLERLEKLTGARLGSPNQPLLVSVRSGAKFSMPGMMDTILNLGLNDRAVEGLKARTANGRFAFDSYRRFIQMFGNVVLEIPKEAFEEEFDGVKAHRGVDLDTELDEIALREVVDRFKAVVIRESGEPFPLDPRRQLRMSRDAVFRSWQNPRAKEYRRIYDIPDAIGTAVNVQAMVFGNTGDRSGTGVGFTRNPATGENEFYGEFLINAQGEDVVAGIRTPQPIRELEQVMPRAYEELRTITKRLEQNYKDVQDFEFTIEDEKLYMLQTRNGKRTGHAAVVIATDLVAEKVIEPEDAVRMVDPDALSQLLAPVFDPDAWAALPAVTKGLPASPGAACGEVVFTADEAVRWAGQGRDVLLVRKETVPDDIHGMHVAQGVLTATGGMTSHAAVVGRQMGKPSVVGAGELHVSESRRVVTVNGQSFEQGDYVSFDGLTGEVKIGRVPTRPSEILQVLAGELNQRKSDIYGRFSKLLRWADKVRRLGIRANADQPDQAATAYAFGARGIGLCRTEHMFFGEERIPIVQRMILAETEAERRAALDKLLPLQCEDFYGVFQAMKGQPVTIRLIDPPLHEFLPKREELMVEIARAEVQGGGGKELEEQRALLRRVEQLHEFNPMMGHRGVRLAISYPEIAEMQARAIMEAACRLAGEGTKVVPEIMIPLVGHVGEFRDQKAIIDRVAAETMTTAGVKVKYLVGTMIEIPRSVLVAGEIAADADFFSFGTNDLTQMAFGFSRDDIGKFLKDYQDRGILTRDPFETIDTVGVGALIRIGVERGRGVRPKLKLGVCGEHGGDPASIDFFEDAGLDYVSASPYRVPTARLAAAQAALARR
- the mutL gene encoding DNA mismatch repair endonuclease MutL, which gives rise to MGRINRLPAGLANQIAAGEVVERPASAVKELVENALDAGARRVAVTLELGGKRLIRVEDDGEGMTPGDAKLSVERHATSKIGSLGDLAAIATLGFRGEALPSIASVSHLRLRTRARGASSGVEVGVDGGEQARVAEAGLPEGTAVEVRDLFYNVPARRKFLKSDGAETGHISRSLTQLALARPEVGFRLRSGPRNLFDYPPVASFADRFFQIYGDRPGLVELRKEAAGIRLSGLAAALAADGPSRGPQHLFVNRRAVKDRTILHAVNDAYSRASVKPRSPEVHLFLELPHERVDVNVHPAKAEVRFLEQSLVHEVVRRGLADALGQEAVPQVSLAPPRGGRDEPRAPAIPGIVAGMGAASRWGPVTEVFRRRDGEGGRTAVVREGPGAPDGPPASAGTPEALPGAVPSGVGAGPLMPLGQFRDTFIIAVDNDGVVIIDQHVAHERILYEQVTERLTHGSLESQRLLEPLLIALPVGARDALAAHADDLARLGFEIDPFGGDSVRVAAVPALLSHGACETAVRALAEDLEGLDRGASVADAIGRIAASTACHAAVKANDRLTMEKMTWILQELRRTAYSTVCPHGRPVLLRLTRQELEKRFERT